One genomic region from Sparus aurata chromosome 15, fSpaAur1.1, whole genome shotgun sequence encodes:
- the LOC115596237 gene encoding lutropin-choriogonadotropic hormone receptor-like, whose translation MAPRAVWLLVALSGVLHVRSCCAFTCPTICSCSADSFHCSGATQLASRAGPRSVTRLRLTHLPLKEVPTHAFRELINITIIEISQSDRVTRIRRHAFLCLHSLAQISLQSINSLRVIEKGAFTDLPKLEYLSISNTGLIHFPDFTTIASLVPNIILEMADNMRIDVIPANCFQGITEEYVDMNLVRNSFTEITAHAFNGTKLNMLNLRDNTYLSDIQEDAFEGATGPSFLDVSSTALRSLPPKGLRQVRFLKASAAFALKTLPPLESLAELMEAELTYPSHCCAFHTWRRKQRESALKNSTKFCDLSRTETEPTADGMNDDINFQYPDLELDCLNNPFVKCSPKPDAFNPCEDLLGFPFLRCLTWIITVFAVAGNLAVLIILLLSHSKFTISKFLMCNLAVADLCMGLYLMLIAFMDYHSRHKYYNHATDWQTGPGCGIAGFLTVFASELSVYTLTVISLERWHTITNAMHVNKRLRMHHVAAIMGAGWGFSLLVALLPLVGVSSYSRVSICLPMDIDTLGSQVYVVAMLVLNVVAFLVVCHCYVCIYLSVRNPEHSARHGDTKIAKRMAVLIFTDFVCMAPISFFAISAALRMPLITVSHSKILLILFYPINSLCNPFLYTLFTRAFRRDVCLLLGRCGCCHASADFYRSQTLASHLNSTQKPSTKKPHSLGFYAYHIKMKGCFLNKGTT comes from the exons ATGGCTCCCCGGGCGGTCTGGCTCCTGGTCGCGCTGTCCGGTGTCCTGCATGTGCGCTCCTGCTGCGCGTTTACCTGCCCGaccatctgcagctgcagcgccgacagcttCCACTGCAGCGGGGCCACTCAGCTGGCCTCCCGGGCAGGACCGAGATCCGTGACACGACT AAGGCTCACTCATCTGCCACTGAAAGAGGTCCCCACTCATGCCTTCAGGGAGCTCATCAACATTACCATAAT CGAGATTTCCCAGAGCGACCGCGTCACAAGGATACGCAGACATGCCTTCCTCTGCCTCCACAGCCTGGCTCAAAT CTCGCTGCAGAGCATCAACAGTCTGAGGGTTATTGAGAAAGGGGCCTTCACTGACCTGCCAAAGCTGGAATATCT GAGCATCTCTAACACCGGGCTGATACACTTCCCAGACTTCACAACTATCGCCTCCCTGGTGCCAAATATTATCCT AGAAATGGCAGATAACATGAGGATCGACGTCATCCCGGCCAACTGCTTCCAAGGCATCACAGAGGAGTATGTTGACAT GAACCTGGTCCGAAACAGCTTCACAGAAATCACGGCTCACGCATTCAATGGAACCAAGCTCAACATGCT AAATCTGAGAGACAACACATACCTCAGCGACATCCAAGAAGACGCTTTTGAAGGAGCAACAGGTCCCAGTTTTCT GGATGTTTCCTCCACAGCTCTGAGATCCCTCCCCCCTAAAGGTTTGAGGCAGGTGAGGTTCCTGAAAGCCAGCGCAGCCTTCGCCCTGAAGACCCTCCCTCCGCTGGAGAGCCTGGCCGAGCTGATGGAGGCCGAGCTCACATACCCGAGCCACTGCTGCGCCTTCCACACGTGGCGCCGGAAACAAAG GGAAAGTGCCTTAAAGAACTccaccaagttttgtgaccTCAGCAGAACTGAAAC AGAGCCCACCGCAGATGGCATGAACGATGACATCAACTTTCAGTACCCAGACCTGGAACTGGATTGTCTAAACAACCCCTTTGTCAAGTGCTCGCCAAAGCCGGACGCCTTTAACCCTTGTGAGGACCTGCTGGGCTTTCCCTTCCTGCGCTGTCTCACCTGGATCATCACGGTTTTCGCTGTGGCAGGTAACCTAGCTGTTCTGATCATCCTGCTGCTCAGCCACAGCAAGTTTACCATCTCCAAATTCCTCATGTGCAACCTGGCTGTCGCTGACCTCTGCATGGGGCTCTACCTGATGCTCATCGCCTTCATGGACTACCACTCCCGTCACAAGTACTACAACCACGCCACAGACTGGCAGACGGGGCCCGGGTGCGGCATTGCAGGGTTTTTGACGGTGTTCGCCAGTGAGCTGTCGGTGTACACGCTGACTGTGATCAGCCTCGAACGCTGGCACACCATCACCAACGCCATGCATGTGAACAAGAGGCTGCGGATGCACCATGTGGCAGCCATCATGGGGGCGGGCTGGGGCTTCTCTCTGCTGGTTGCCCTGCTCCCTCTTGTGGGGGTCAGCAGTTACAGCAGAGTGAGCATCTGTCTGCCCATGGACATCGACACTCTGGGCTCTCAGGTCTACGTGGTGGCCATGCTCGTCCTCAATGTCGTCGCCTTCCTGGTGGTCTGCCACTGCTACGTATGCATATATCTGAGCGTCCGCAACCCGGAGCACTCCGCCCGTCACGGAGACACAAAGATCGCCAAGCGCATGGCTGTGCTCATTTTCACCGACTTTGTGTGCATGGCGCCAATCTCCTTCTTTgccatctctgcagctctgcgtATGCCCCTCATAACCGTGTCTCACTCAAAGATCCTGCTCATCCTCTTCTATCCCATCAACTCCCTGTGCAACCCTTTCCTGTACACGCTGTTCACACGGGCTTTCAGGAGGGACGTGTGCCTGCTGCTGGGTCGCTGCGGCTGCTGCCACGCCAGCGCCGACTTCTACAGGTCACAGACTCTGGCTTCACACCTCAACTCCACCCAGAAACCGTCCACCAAAAAACCTCACTCTCTTGGCTTCTACGCCTATCACATTAAGATGAAGGGATGCTTTCTAAACAAGGGTACCACATGA
- the gtf2a1l gene encoding TFIIA-alpha and beta-like factor gives MLTNTGPVAKLYLSIIDDVIENMRELFSDEGLEDRVLDDLRHLWESKMMQSKAMEDFRKNSINSSNFVLQLPASYSQTDQEVTASVVIPASQSIYSFPRLKNNSDTLATFSLPAGLAYPVQIPAGVTLQTASGQLYKVNVPVVVTQAAAGQQPVSRPTQKVTEWREPAAPRPAAVAPNTTHPQEVEPSSAPAPSVTQPPQPNTNYVPPTEESSLPQQPQDPAADTLLLQGADSPEPEFRLEESEPSPQPEPMNLSMTASPCGQSLDFQTGTEETLTQTAPLKSRDVDDILKQVIEEEREKAERARSLTSAKTDSPSEAVLGLDLDYSYSELSDIVQLDGPAGNSDLEEEEGAPLDENDFLGIINAEAIKALQEGDGSSDGNSISSSSDGEGADELANVEDEDPLNSGDDVIEQDIPDLFDTDNVIVCQYDKIHRSKNRWKFHLKDGVMCYGGRDYVFSKAVGEAEW, from the exons ATGCTGACCAACACAGGCCCCGTG GCCAAACTCTACCTGTCCATAATTGATGATGTGATTGAGAACATGAGGGAGCTCTTCTCCGATGAAGGGCTCGAAGACCGCGTCCTGGACGATTTGAGACAT CTCTGGGAATCGAAGATGATGCAGTCAAAAGCGATGGAAGACTTCAGGAAAAACAGTATCAACTCATCCAACTTTGTGCTGCAGCTCCCCGCCAGCTACAGTCAGACGGATCAGGAGGTCACAG CCTCAGTTGTGATCCCAGCAAGTCAGAGTATCTACAGTTTCCCCCGGCTCAAG AACAACTCGGACACACTTGctactttttctctccctgctgGGTTAGCTTACCCTGTGCAGATACCAGCTGGAGTCACACTACAAACAGCATCTG GTCAACTTTACAAGGTCAACGTTCCTGTGGTGGTCACTCAGGCTGCAGCAGGTCAGCAACCTGTGTCCCGACCCACGCAGAAGGTCACTGAGTGGAGAGAGCCTGCTGCTCCTCGGCCAGCTGCAGTCGCACCAAACACCACTCATCCTCAGGAGGTGGAGCCAtcctctgctccagctccttctGTCACACAGCCTCCACAACCAAACACCAATTATGTACCCCCCACTGAGGAGAGCAGCCTCCCCCAGCAGCCACAAGATCCTGCTGCTGATACCTTGCTGCTCCAGGGGGCCGACTCTCCAGAGCCAGAGTTCAGGCTGGAAGAAAGCGAGCCGAGTCCACAACCGGAACCCATGAACCTCAGTATGACCGCCTCACCCTGCGGTCAGTCACTAGACTTCCAGACGGGCACTGAGGAGACTTTGACACAGACAGCACCACTAAAGAGCAGAGACGTAGACGACATCCTGAAGCAAGTGATTGAGGAGGAGCGAGAGAAGGCAGAGAGGGCGAGGAGTCTAACGTCTGCAAAGACTGACAGTCCGTCTGAGGCTGTTCTTGGG CTGGACCTGGACTACAGCTACAGTGAACTGTCAGACATCGTTCAGCTGGACGGACCTGCAGGCAACTCTGACctcgaggaggaagagggagctCCCCTGGACGAGAATGACTTTCTGGGTATAATCAATGCGGAGGCCATAAAGGCGCTGCAGGAAGGAGACGGAAGCAGCGACGGCAACAGCATCTCCTCCAGCAGCGATGGCGAGGGGGCAGATGAGCTCGCTAATGTAGAGGACGAG GATCCTCTGAATTCAGGGGATGATGTGATCGAGCAGGACATCCCAGATCTCTTTGACACTGACAATGTAATCGTTTGCCAGTATGACAAA ATTCACCGTAGTAAGAACCGCTGGAAGTTTCATTTGAAAGACGGAGTGATGTGTTACGGCGGCAGAGACTACGTGTTTTCTAAAGCTGTTGGGGAAGCCGAGTGGTAA
- the ston1 gene encoding stonin-1 — protein MCSTNHSNWVTFEDDNTPISSPQKPLQSPGVIKASVPRPNGLKLVLPPIRDTSWSFSSSLESPQSHSSLGGSSCVPCNTPFCTPMSGVPSSASPFHSNTWEKNDFFRSLSSASPTSAPSPAPVNQTSDGPSPFPSYRGNSGHYNPFWDGSRHSADVDSSSSDSETDNSLPRFFIRTKDGSEPPQLQSSFSYVCNKLEGLRTETDQEAEKNAERWLSCNNEVLSEGSSQFVPRGLFRSQKRDGWSVMIRIPEKKNRMSSRQWGPIYLRLLPGGVLQMYYEKGLEKPYKEFQLLPQCRISDLKLETYGEPRKVLTLKVEHFSYTEKKRFHPKLEVSHEAEVEQLLKFGSTVHDEMEDLVVSMEEEIFKLSVPHQQRRHYEEQELSLQITDHIWVQLDKSGGVMERTAFTQIHCLAFLNGVGDCFLALNDLGLLRFDSSYGSEEELWMEIADCHFHKCVNDTEFQRSRLIKFSPPDACRVELMRYKTMILGCTEIPFSIKAVVTVQGAYVELQAFLNMSATFLASMGVSDTYPLCENVVIRVPVPGEWVKVTQTVALLRQRSLKARMNRNACLGAVGAADSQPVMQVTIGTVKYENVYSAVVWRIDRLPAKNTAVDHPHSFSCKLELGSDQEIPSDWYPFVTMECEIMGAVVSQTRVKSLGTTNDIQPQKHVTSWTRYHCQVEVEKKWIETESQKQSGCMTQ, from the exons ATGTGTTCCACAAATCACTCAAACTGGGTCACGTTTGAAGATGACAACACACCAATCTCATCACCTCAGAAGCCCCTACAGTCACCAGGCGTTATCAAAGCATCAGTACCACGTCCCAATGGTCTGAAATTAGTGCTTCCTCCGATCAGAGACACTTCCTGGAGCTTCAGTAGTTCCCTGGAATCCCCTCAAAGCCACTCGAGTCTTGGTGGAAGTTCCTGTGTACCATGTAACACGCCCTTTTGCACTCCAATGAGTGGGGTTCCTAGCAGTGCATCCCCATTTCACTCCAACACTTGGGAAAAAAACGACTTCTTCCGGAGTCTCTCCAGCGCGTCTCCCACCTCTGCTCCCTCGCCTGCACCAGTCAATCAAACCTCAGATGGACCAAGCCCTTTCCCTTCATATCGGGGGAACTCAGGACACTATAATCCCTTCTGGGATGGATCTAGACACAGCGCGGATGTGGACAGCTCCTCCTCAGACTCAGAAACTGACAACAGCCTACCCCGTTTCTTTATTCGGACCAAAGATGGCAGCGAGCCTCCACAACTCCAGAGCTCTTTCTCCTACGTTTGCAACAAACTGGAGGGCCTACGAACAGAGACGGACcaggaagcagaaaaaaatgcgGAGAGATGGCTAAGTTGCAATAATGAGGTGTTAAGTGAGGGTTCGTCTCAGTTCGTACCTCGGGGTCTGTTCCGTAGCCAGAAGAGAGACGGCTGGTCTGTCATGATTAGGATTCCAGAAAAAAAGAACCGCATGTCTTCTCGACAGTGGGGGCCAATCTATCTCCGCTTGTTGCCGGGAGGTGTGCTGCAGATGTACTATGAGAAAGGCCTGGAGAAGCCATACAAAGAGTTCCAGCTCCTCCCTCAGTGTAGGATTTCTGATCTTAAACTGGAAACCTACGGCGAGCCCCGCAAAGTCCTGACACTCAAGGTTGAACATTTCTCATACACAGAAAAGAAGCGCTTCCACCCTAAGCTAGAGGTTAGTCATGAGGCGGAGGTGGAACAGCTGCTCAAATTTGGCTCCACAGTACATGACGAGATGGAGGACCTAGTAGTCTCCATGGAAGAGGAAATCTTCAAGCTCTCTGTGCCCCATCAGCAGAGGCGGCACTACGAGGAGCAAGAGCTGTCGTTGCAGATCACTGATCACATCTGGGTACAACTGGATAAGAGTGGAGGAGTCATGGAGCGGACAGCCTTCACCCAGATTCACTGTCTGGCTTTTCTGAACGGAGTAGGGGATTGTTTTCTTGCCCTTAATGATCTCGGGCTCCTGCGCTTTGACTCCAGCTACGGGTCTGAGGAGGAACTCTGGATGGAGATCGCCGACTGCCATTTTCACAAATGTGTGAATGACACAGAGTTCCAGAGGTCCCGGCTGATTAAGTTCTCACCTCCTGACGCCTGCAGGGTGGAGCTGATGCGGTACAAGACGATGATTTTGGGTTGCACAGAAATTCCCTTCTCAATCAAAGCTGTGGTCACAGTTCAAGGTGCCTATGTGGAGCTCCAGGCGTTTCTTAACATGTCAGCCACCTTCCTTGCCTCCATGGGGGTGTCTGACACGTACCCACTGTGTGAGAATGTAGTGATCCGTGTGCCGGTGCCGGGGGAGTGGGTAAAGGTGACGCAGACAGTGGCCTTACTGCGACAGAGGTCACTGAAGGCCCGTATGAACAGAAACGCCTGCTTGGGTGCTGTCGGCGCCGCGGACTCTCAGCCTGTCATGCAGGTGACAATCGGCACTGTCAAGTACGAGAATGTATACTCAGCCGTCGTGTGGAGGATTGACAGACTGCCTGCAAAGAATACTG cagtCGATCATCCCCATTCTTTTTCCTGCAAGCTGGAGCTGGGATCCGATCAGGAGATCCCGAGTGACTGGTACCCTTTTGTCACAATGGAATGTGAAATTATGGGTGCAGTCGTGTCACAGACCAGGGTGAAGTCACTGGGTACTACAAATGACATCcagccacagaaacatgtgaccAGCTGGACACGCTACCATTGTCAG gtggaAGTTGAGAAGAAATGGATTGAAACAGAATCACAGAAGCAGTCTGGCTGTATGACACAGTGA